A genomic segment from Micromonospora echinaurantiaca encodes:
- a CDS encoding helix-turn-helix transcriptional regulator, translated as MADVTGRMLSLLSTLQSGRSFAGDELARRLGVSPRTLRRDVERLRGYGYPVDTQPGPGGYYRLAAGRTMPPLVLDDDEAIATLLGLAALAATGTATYGALDEAATRTYGKLEQFLPARLRPRVAAVRASLETGRHETPPVTAEQLGLLADAIADAEVVTFTYTDAHGARSRRRVEPYRQVHHLLRWYLLAWDVDRADWRVFRLDRVDGPVRTGTRYAPRPLPAESALEYLRRGLGRAGQRVNLVVEAPAHRVLDALRYHDVEVDAVGDRRTRIVVSVDSWQWLLLNLAFLDADFTIDAPPHLTAACRTFAHRLLTATPPTPTTPDPPRRS; from the coding sequence GTGGCCGATGTGACCGGGCGGATGCTCTCCCTGCTGTCGACCCTGCAGAGCGGCCGGTCGTTCGCCGGCGACGAACTGGCCCGCCGGCTGGGGGTCAGCCCGCGGACCCTGCGCCGGGACGTCGAGCGGCTGCGCGGCTACGGCTACCCGGTCGACACCCAGCCCGGGCCGGGTGGCTACTACCGGCTCGCGGCCGGCCGGACCATGCCCCCGCTCGTCCTCGATGACGACGAGGCGATCGCCACCCTGCTCGGTCTCGCCGCGCTCGCCGCTACCGGAACGGCCACGTACGGCGCGTTGGACGAGGCGGCCACCCGCACCTACGGCAAGCTGGAGCAGTTCCTGCCCGCCCGGCTGCGGCCCCGCGTGGCGGCCGTCCGGGCGAGCCTGGAGACGGGCCGGCACGAGACGCCGCCGGTGACCGCCGAGCAACTCGGCCTGCTCGCCGACGCCATCGCCGACGCCGAGGTCGTCACGTTCACCTACACCGACGCGCACGGCGCGCGCAGCCGGCGACGGGTCGAGCCGTACCGGCAGGTCCACCACCTGCTGCGGTGGTACCTCCTGGCGTGGGACGTCGACCGGGCCGACTGGCGGGTGTTCCGGCTCGACCGGGTCGACGGCCCGGTGCGGACCGGCACCCGCTACGCACCCCGGCCGCTGCCGGCCGAGTCGGCCCTGGAATACCTGCGGCGTGGTCTCGGCAGAGCTGGGCAGCGGGTCAATCTCGTGGTCGAGGCGCCGGCGCACCGCGTGCTCGACGCCCTGAGGTACCACGACGTCGAGGTGGACGCCGTCGGCGACCGGCGGACCCGGATCGTCGTCTCGGTCGACTCCTGGCAGTGGCTGCTACTCAACCTCGCCTTCCTGGACGCGGACTTCACCATCGACGCCCCGCCCCACCTCACCGCCGCCTGCCGCACCTTCGCCCACCGCCTCCTCACCGCCACCCCTCCCACCCCCACCACCCCCGACCCACCTCGTCGATCATGA
- a CDS encoding ATP-grasp domain-containing protein, translated as MIDVDHRWPSAAQAWLDLPADVRAEMVAAGAKSWREIFDGRATYNRQWRLARPPVMDRTSLDVLNAVCDRLAQLIFEACRRRARTAGELRRLLGVPAGATRLLDDDEPLSEALLAAFRPDVLLSGGVPRVVEYNIDSSLGGAFDADTVVRRFVDVYRARGITDRVRLEAAPSAVDRRFAAIRAGLGLPDGARVAMLLDFDAEYPGLDDPQRFLRVLAPVAERAAAFGLDLVIAPVSAVRLDDDDRLVVDGAPVDGVFRLFVPNRVTPSAGVDALEAALAAGSVPIWVSAAAWLLANKLGFAWLWADADELPAADRDLIHRYVPRTWALTPALLDRAVADRAGLVAKPADGSAGVDVLIGRECDPDRWRDGVRRFAERGGFILQEYVPADSVPLDFVHIETGETVSAEVPYSIAPYLFGRQPAGACIRTGFPGCDGVLNLARGVLLSGLLVTD; from the coding sequence ATGATCGACGTTGACCACCGCTGGCCGTCCGCCGCGCAGGCGTGGCTGGACCTGCCCGCCGACGTACGGGCCGAGATGGTGGCCGCCGGGGCGAAGTCCTGGCGGGAGATCTTCGACGGCCGGGCGACGTACAACCGGCAGTGGCGGCTGGCCCGGCCGCCGGTGATGGACCGCACCTCGCTGGACGTGCTCAACGCGGTCTGCGACCGGCTCGCCCAGTTGATCTTCGAGGCGTGCCGGCGGCGTGCCCGCACGGCGGGGGAGCTGCGCCGGTTGCTCGGCGTCCCGGCCGGGGCGACCCGGTTGCTGGACGACGACGAGCCGCTCTCCGAGGCGCTGCTGGCCGCCTTCCGGCCGGACGTGCTGCTCTCCGGCGGGGTGCCGCGGGTGGTGGAGTACAACATCGACAGCAGCCTCGGTGGCGCGTTCGACGCCGACACCGTGGTCCGCCGGTTCGTCGACGTCTACCGGGCCCGCGGGATCACCGACCGGGTCCGCCTCGAGGCGGCGCCGTCCGCGGTGGACCGCCGGTTCGCGGCGATCCGCGCCGGGCTGGGCCTGCCGGACGGGGCGCGGGTGGCCATGCTGCTCGACTTCGACGCCGAGTACCCGGGGCTGGACGACCCGCAGCGGTTCCTGCGGGTGCTCGCCCCGGTGGCGGAGCGGGCCGCCGCGTTCGGCCTGGACCTGGTGATCGCCCCGGTCTCCGCGGTGCGCCTGGACGACGACGACCGGCTGGTCGTCGACGGCGCCCCGGTCGACGGGGTGTTCCGGCTCTTCGTGCCCAACCGGGTCACCCCGAGCGCCGGGGTGGACGCGCTGGAGGCGGCACTGGCGGCCGGATCGGTGCCGATCTGGGTGTCGGCGGCGGCCTGGCTGCTGGCCAACAAGCTCGGCTTCGCCTGGCTCTGGGCGGACGCCGACGAACTGCCGGCCGCCGACCGCGATCTGATCCACCGGTACGTGCCGCGTACCTGGGCGCTCACCCCGGCCCTGCTGGACCGGGCGGTGGCCGACCGGGCCGGCCTGGTGGCGAAGCCGGCCGACGGCTCGGCCGGGGTGGACGTGCTGATCGGCCGGGAGTGCGACCCGGACCGCTGGCGCGACGGGGTACGGCGGTTCGCCGAGCGGGGCGGCTTCATCCTCCAGGAGTACGTCCCGGCGGACAGCGTCCCGCTGGACTTCGTGCACATCGAGACCGGCGAGACGGTCAGCGCCGAGGTGCCCTACAGCATCGCCCCGTACCTGTTCGGCCGCCAGCCGGCCGGCGCCTGCATCCGCACCGGCTTCCCCGGCTGCGACGGAGTCCTCAACCTCGCCCGCGGCGTCCTCCTCTCCGGCCTCCTGGTAACCGACTGA